From Agromyces sp. SYSU T00194, a single genomic window includes:
- a CDS encoding amidohydrolase, with the protein MAIDLEALYFDLHEHPELSFAEHRTAAVVAEHLTDLGLEVFAGIAGTGVAAVLRNGDGPTVLLRADMDGLPVQEETGLPYASVARGTDPMGRDVPVMHACGHDVHMTCLVGAVERLVAQRADWRGTLVAVFQPAEERDGGAKAMVEDGLYDRVPLPDVVLGQHISGHPAGTVVVHAGPAMAAVNAVTARMFGQGGHGSRPETAIDPVVMAAAAVMRLQTIVSREVSPKQTAVVTVGAIHAGTKSNIIAAEATLEISLRSFDPEVRTRMLASVERIIRAESDASAAPRPPEFTYGEDYPVTYNDPEATERTRAALQAALGESHVGDPGPVTGSEDVGVLATSAGAPLVYWFLGGFAPELFTVPLGTIEPSLPANHSPLFAPLPQPTLDTGVAAMTAAALEWLGAPDGV; encoded by the coding sequence ATGGCGATCGACCTCGAGGCGTTGTACTTCGACCTGCACGAGCACCCGGAACTGTCGTTCGCGGAGCATCGCACCGCCGCGGTGGTCGCCGAGCACCTGACCGACCTCGGGCTCGAGGTGTTCGCGGGCATCGCCGGCACGGGCGTCGCCGCGGTGCTGCGCAACGGCGACGGCCCGACCGTGCTGCTGCGCGCCGACATGGACGGCCTGCCCGTGCAGGAGGAGACCGGCCTGCCCTACGCGAGCGTCGCGCGCGGCACCGACCCGATGGGCCGCGACGTGCCGGTGATGCACGCGTGCGGGCACGACGTGCACATGACCTGCCTCGTCGGGGCGGTCGAGCGGCTGGTCGCGCAGCGCGCCGACTGGCGCGGCACGCTCGTCGCGGTGTTCCAGCCCGCCGAGGAGCGCGACGGCGGCGCGAAGGCCATGGTCGAGGACGGCCTCTACGACCGGGTGCCGCTGCCCGACGTGGTGCTCGGCCAGCACATCTCCGGGCACCCGGCGGGCACGGTCGTCGTGCATGCCGGACCGGCGATGGCGGCGGTGAACGCCGTCACGGCGCGCATGTTCGGCCAGGGCGGTCACGGGTCGCGCCCCGAGACCGCCATCGACCCGGTCGTCATGGCCGCCGCGGCCGTGATGCGCCTGCAGACGATCGTCTCGCGCGAGGTCTCGCCCAAGCAGACGGCGGTCGTCACGGTCGGCGCGATCCACGCCGGCACCAAGAGCAACATCATCGCCGCCGAGGCCACCCTCGAGATCTCGCTGCGCAGCTTCGATCCCGAGGTGCGCACGCGCATGCTCGCATCGGTCGAGCGGATCATCCGGGCCGAGTCGGATGCCTCCGCCGCGCCCCGCCCGCCGGAGTTCACGTACGGCGAGGACTACCCCGTCACCTACAACGATCCCGAGGCGACCGAGCGCACGCGCGCCGCGCTGCAGGCGGCGCTGGGCGAGTCGCACGTCGGCGACCCCGGTCCGGTCACCGGCAGCGAGGACGTCGGCGTGCTCGCCACGTCGGCCGGCGCGCCGCTCGTGTACTGGTTCCTCGGCGGCTTCGCGCCCGAGCTGTTCACGGTGCCGCTCGGCACCATCGAGCCCAGCCTCCCGGCGAACCACTCGCCCCTGTTCGCGCCGCTGCCGCAGCCGACCCTCGACACGGGCGTCGCCGCGATGACCGCCGCCGCGCTGGAGTGGCTCGGCGCGCCCGATGGCGTCTGA
- a CDS encoding 2'-5' RNA ligase family protein, whose protein sequence is MGYFVVVLPVERMQVGDEFPVGSWPLHLTAVPPFRTPADADGVAAVLADASEGAPALRVRLGTDAMFGRKHDVPVRLVEDPDGTEMALHERLLDALVRVAAQHDAIDHVGAGHRPHVTHQPDARTEAGDELVLRQLALIDMRPPGGGRRVTWVRELPDG, encoded by the coding sequence ATGGGGTACTTCGTGGTGGTGCTGCCGGTCGAGCGGATGCAGGTGGGTGACGAGTTCCCGGTGGGCAGTTGGCCGCTGCACCTGACCGCGGTGCCGCCGTTCCGGACGCCCGCCGACGCCGACGGGGTCGCGGCGGTGCTGGCGGATGCCTCGGAGGGCGCGCCCGCGCTGCGGGTGCGCCTCGGGACGGACGCCATGTTCGGCCGGAAGCACGACGTGCCGGTGCGACTCGTCGAGGACCCCGACGGCACCGAGATGGCACTGCACGAGCGCCTGCTCGACGCGCTCGTGCGGGTCGCCGCGCAGCACGACGCGATCGACCACGTCGGCGCGGGGCACCGCCCGCACGTCACGCACCAGCCCGACGCCCGCACCGAGGCCGGCGACGAGCTCGTGCTGCGCCAGCTCGCGCTGATCGACATGCGCCCGCCCGGCGGCGGGCGGCGGGTCACCTGGGTGCGCGAGCTCCCCGACGGCTGA
- a CDS encoding MATE family efflux transporter gives MTGDPDDLPDASRGGGSEARSDEPPRTPAAGTAPGAPSLDPRDDASPRSPAPAGRRAVDRDILRLAVPALGALIAEPLFLLADTAMVGHLGATPLAGLGLASALLQTIIGLMVFLAYATTPAVARRLGAGDLRGAVASGVDGLWLATGLGVVIAVAGWLATPLLVGAFGASGAVSAEASAYLSISMAGLPAMLLVFAATGLLRGLQDTRTPLWVAGLGFGANILLNYGFIYVAGWGIAGSAIGTVVAQWGMVVVYLVVIARHARRVGASWLPHHVGVLQGAASGGWLFLRTASLRAAMLLATWAATSLGSDELAAFQVAMTLYATLAFALDALAIAAQALVGKGLGAGDAAGVRAVLRRCLEWGIGAGVVLGAAVVGTAWALPALFTSSEAVIALLPWTLVVLGVSTPLAGLVFVLDGVLIGAGDARYLAWTGLVNLAAFVPLALAVVWWADASAGLPGAVTLALLMAAFAIGYLAARGLTLSLRARGTRWMVLGAR, from the coding sequence ATGACCGGCGACCCGGACGACCTGCCCGACGCCTCCCGCGGCGGCGGTTCCGAGGCCCGCAGCGACGAGCCCCCGCGCACGCCCGCTGCCGGGACCGCCCCCGGGGCTCCCTCCCTCGACCCGCGGGACGACGCATCGCCACGCAGCCCGGCCCCCGCGGGCCGTCGCGCCGTCGACCGCGACATCCTGCGACTCGCGGTGCCCGCGCTCGGCGCCCTCATCGCCGAGCCGCTCTTCCTCCTCGCCGACACCGCCATGGTCGGGCACCTCGGCGCGACGCCGCTCGCGGGCCTCGGGCTGGCGAGCGCCCTGCTGCAGACGATCATCGGCCTGATGGTGTTCCTCGCCTACGCGACGACGCCGGCCGTCGCGCGCCGGCTCGGTGCGGGCGACCTGCGCGGCGCGGTCGCCTCGGGCGTCGACGGGCTCTGGCTCGCGACAGGCCTCGGCGTGGTGATCGCAGTCGCCGGGTGGCTCGCGACCCCGCTGCTCGTCGGGGCGTTCGGGGCCTCGGGGGCGGTCTCGGCGGAGGCATCCGCGTACCTCTCGATCTCCATGGCCGGACTGCCCGCCATGCTGCTGGTCTTCGCCGCGACCGGGCTGCTGCGCGGCCTGCAGGACACCCGCACCCCGCTGTGGGTGGCCGGCCTCGGGTTCGGGGCGAACATCCTGCTGAACTACGGCTTCATCTACGTCGCCGGCTGGGGCATCGCCGGGTCGGCGATCGGCACGGTCGTGGCGCAGTGGGGCATGGTCGTCGTCTACCTCGTGGTGATCGCGCGGCACGCCCGCCGAGTGGGCGCGAGCTGGCTGCCGCATCACGTCGGCGTGCTGCAGGGGGCCGCGTCGGGCGGCTGGCTGTTCCTGCGCACGGCGAGCCTGCGGGCGGCGATGCTGCTGGCGACGTGGGCGGCGACGTCGCTCGGGTCGGACGAGCTGGCGGCGTTCCAGGTCGCGATGACGCTGTACGCGACGCTCGCGTTCGCGCTCGACGCACTCGCGATCGCGGCGCAGGCGCTCGTCGGCAAGGGGCTCGGCGCGGGCGACGCCGCCGGGGTGCGGGCCGTGCTGCGGCGCTGCCTCGAGTGGGGCATCGGCGCCGGGGTCGTGCTCGGCGCCGCGGTCGTCGGGACGGCGTGGGCGCTGCCCGCCCTGTTCACGTCGTCGGAGGCCGTCATCGCGCTGCTGCCGTGGACCCTCGTCGTGCTCGGGGTCTCGACCCCGCTCGCGGGGCTCGTCTTCGTGCTCGACGGTGTGCTGATCGGCGCCGGCGACGCGCGCTACCTCGCCTGGACGGGCCTGGTGAACCTCGCCGCGTTCGTGCCGCTCGCCCTCGCGGTCGTGTGGTGGGCGGATGCCTCGGCCGGCCTCCCCGGCGCGGTGACGCTCGCCCTGCTCATGGCCGCCTTCGCGATCGGCTACCTCGCCGCGCGCGGTCTCACGCTGTCGCTGCGCGCCCGCGGCACCCGCTGGATGGTGCTCGGCGCCCGCTGA
- a CDS encoding YccF domain-containing protein, with protein sequence MNTLLNIIWLVLAGFWLFLGYALAALVMFVLILTIPWGIAAWRVGVYALWPFGKTIVDKPGAGVGSFLGNVVWVILAGWWLAISHILSGLALCITIIGIPLGIANFKLVPISLMPLGKDIVDIR encoded by the coding sequence ATGAACACGCTGCTCAACATCATCTGGCTCGTGCTCGCGGGCTTCTGGCTCTTCCTCGGCTACGCGCTGGCGGCACTCGTCATGTTCGTGCTGATCCTCACGATCCCGTGGGGCATCGCCGCCTGGCGCGTCGGCGTCTACGCGCTGTGGCCGTTCGGCAAGACGATCGTCGACAAGCCGGGCGCGGGCGTCGGCTCGTTCCTCGGCAACGTCGTCTGGGTGATCCTCGCCGGCTGGTGGCTCGCGATCAGCCACATCCTCTCGGGCCTGGCGCTGTGCATCACGATCATCGGCATCCCGCTGGGCATCGCGAACTTCAAGCTCGTGCCGATCTCGCTGATGCCGTTGGGCAAGGACATCGTCGACATCCGGTGA
- a CDS encoding TrkH family potassium uptake protein has product MRVATRAPVTRSGAARRVRRIDLHPAQAVVLGFAGVIAVGTAVLLLPISTVHDGGPTFVQALFTAVSAVCVTGLTVVDTPTFWSPFGQVVIMLLIQAGGLGIMVFASLVGLTLARRFSVRARLNAATEAKSIGLHDVKGLIRRIALISFAIEGVVFVALFLRFLLGYGYGVGEAAWHGLFHAVSSFNNAGFALYSDNLERFVSDPMICLPICLAIILGGLGFPVLMQLRREFRRPLHWSMNTNIVIWATLVLLGAGTAYITIAEWNNPDTFGAYDPGTRLLAGFFHAVQTRTAGFNTVDVGAMRDETWLGMDLLMFIGGGPAGTAGGIKVTTFAVLFFIIVTEFRGEGAVNIFGKRLSRAVHRQAITVALVAVGAVFASTLLLMLVTGRGLDRMLFESISAISTVGLSTGITADLPPGGEVILVVLMFLGRLGPLTLGSALALRERRILYELPKERPAIG; this is encoded by the coding sequence ATGCGCGTGGCCACCCGTGCACCGGTCACCCGCAGTGGTGCCGCACGACGCGTCAGGCGGATCGATCTCCACCCGGCGCAGGCGGTCGTACTCGGATTCGCCGGGGTGATCGCCGTGGGCACCGCGGTGCTGCTGCTGCCGATCTCGACCGTGCACGACGGCGGGCCGACGTTCGTGCAGGCGCTGTTCACCGCGGTCTCGGCGGTGTGCGTGACGGGCCTCACCGTCGTGGACACGCCGACGTTCTGGAGCCCCTTCGGGCAGGTCGTGATCATGCTGCTCATCCAGGCCGGGGGCCTCGGCATCATGGTGTTCGCGTCGCTGGTCGGGCTGACGCTCGCGCGGCGCTTCTCGGTGCGGGCGCGCCTGAACGCGGCGACCGAGGCCAAGTCGATCGGGCTGCACGACGTGAAGGGGCTGATCCGGCGCATCGCGCTCATCTCGTTCGCGATCGAGGGGGTCGTGTTCGTCGCCCTGTTCCTGCGGTTCCTGCTGGGCTACGGCTACGGCGTCGGCGAGGCCGCCTGGCACGGCCTCTTCCACGCCGTGTCGTCGTTCAACAACGCGGGCTTCGCGCTCTACTCCGACAACCTCGAGCGCTTCGTCTCCGACCCGATGATCTGCCTGCCGATCTGCCTGGCGATCATCCTGGGCGGGCTGGGCTTCCCCGTGCTCATGCAGCTGCGCCGCGAGTTCCGCCGGCCCCTGCACTGGAGCATGAACACGAACATCGTGATCTGGGCGACCCTCGTGCTGCTCGGCGCCGGCACCGCGTACATCACCATCGCCGAGTGGAACAACCCCGACACGTTCGGCGCCTACGACCCGGGCACGCGGCTGCTCGCGGGGTTCTTCCACGCCGTGCAGACCCGCACCGCGGGCTTCAACACGGTCGACGTCGGTGCGATGCGCGACGAGACCTGGCTCGGCATGGACCTGCTGATGTTCATCGGCGGCGGGCCGGCCGGCACCGCGGGCGGCATCAAGGTGACCACGTTCGCGGTGCTGTTCTTCATCATCGTCACCGAGTTCCGCGGCGAGGGCGCGGTGAACATCTTCGGCAAGCGGCTCTCGCGCGCCGTGCACCGCCAGGCGATCACCGTGGCGCTCGTCGCGGTCGGCGCCGTCTTCGCCTCCACGCTGCTGCTCATGCTCGTCACCGGTCGCGGACTCGACCGGATGCTCTTCGAGTCGATCTCCGCGATCTCGACGGTGGGGCTGTCGACCGGCATCACGGCCGACCTGCCGCCGGGCGGCGAGGTGATCCTCGTCGTGCTGATGTTCCTCGGACGTCTCGGCCCGCTCACGCTCGGCTCGGCACTGGCGCTGCGCGAGCGCCGCATCCTCTACGAACTCCCGAAGGAGAGGCCCGCAATTGGCTAG
- a CDS encoding potassium channel family protein, whose protein sequence is MARFPLLGGDTRRIAEADSVAVIGLGRFGRALALELMESGTEVLGIDVDEEIVQALNGELTQVVRADSTKPEVLRQLAVDEFDRVVVAIGSDLQSSIITASVLVGMGIPSVWAKATNDQHAQILEQLGVHKVISPEKDMGKRVAHLVRGAALDFIEVGHGYALVKTGVPARLLGVRLGDTALRTKYGVTIAAFARPDGAWQNADQDTVLAEGDTVLAVGATRAAENFAQLR, encoded by the coding sequence TTGGCTAGGTTCCCACTGCTCGGCGGCGACACGCGCCGCATCGCCGAGGCCGACTCGGTCGCGGTCATCGGCCTCGGCCGGTTCGGGCGCGCACTCGCGCTCGAGCTCATGGAGTCGGGCACCGAGGTGCTCGGCATCGACGTCGACGAGGAGATCGTGCAGGCGCTGAACGGCGAGCTCACCCAGGTCGTGCGCGCCGACTCGACCAAGCCCGAGGTGCTCCGCCAGCTCGCGGTCGACGAGTTCGACCGCGTCGTCGTCGCGATCGGCAGCGACCTGCAGTCGTCGATCATCACCGCCTCGGTGCTCGTCGGCATGGGCATCCCGTCGGTGTGGGCGAAGGCGACGAACGACCAGCACGCGCAGATCCTCGAGCAGCTCGGCGTGCACAAGGTGATCTCGCCGGAGAAGGACATGGGCAAGCGCGTGGCGCACCTGGTGCGCGGCGCGGCGCTCGACTTCATCGAGGTCGGCCACGGGTACGCCCTCGTGAAGACCGGGGTGCCGGCACGGCTGCTCGGCGTGCGGCTCGGCGACACCGCCCTGCGCACGAAGTACGGCGTCACGATCGCGGCGTTCGCGCGGCCCGACGGCGCCTGGCAGAACGCCGACCAGGACACGGTGCTGGCCGAGGGCGACACGGTGCTCGCGGTGGGTGCGACGCGCGCGGCTGAGAACTTCGCGCAACTGCGCTGA